The following coding sequences are from one Cyanobacteriota bacterium window:
- a CDS encoding DUF4351 domain-containing protein, which translates to MSFDNLCKLLSEKYPNHFTAWLIGGVPARVDVLKTELGIEPIRADSVTFLTLRNRILHLEFQTRLDSDPPLPLRMLDYWVRLYRLYRLPITQIIIFLTPPPGNEPIPTSFRVETTCHEYRIVKMWEQDPTIFLQTEALLPLAPLAATSNPQQLLAQVAQQVNAIQSNQKRQEVSSYTQILAGLRFEKSLIRQLFQENAMRESVIYQDILQQGEQKGLQRGIELGREEGRLEGRLEGQESGERSLVLRQLTRRFGELPEPLVMTIAQLALPQLESLAEALIDFTTKLDLVTWLLTHRLGELPTSTKSQLQSATATQLETLVTALPTINSQSDLEALLSQSPQ; encoded by the coding sequence ATGTCTTTTGACAATCTATGCAAGCTACTTTCAGAAAAGTATCCCAACCACTTCACGGCTTGGCTAATAGGAGGAGTGCCTGCCAGGGTAGATGTGTTGAAGACTGAACTTGGTATAGAGCCAATTCGGGCTGATTCTGTTACATTTCTCACCCTGAGAAACCGCATTCTGCATTTAGAATTCCAAACTCGCTTAGACTCTGACCCACCCCTACCTCTACGAATGCTAGACTACTGGGTTAGGCTGTATCGCCTTTACCGCCTACCCATTACCCAAATCATTATCTTTCTGACTCCACCACCTGGTAATGAGCCTATTCCTACTAGCTTTAGGGTGGAGACAACTTGTCATGAGTACCGAATTGTCAAAATGTGGGAACAGGATCCTACGATTTTTCTGCAAACAGAGGCACTGTTACCCCTAGCACCCCTTGCTGCTACGAGTAATCCCCAGCAATTGCTTGCCCAAGTTGCCCAGCAGGTGAATGCGATACAATCAAACCAGAAACGACAGGAAGTTTCCAGCTATACCCAAATCCTTGCTGGTTTGAGATTTGAGAAATCTTTGATTCGTCAACTGTTCCAGGAGAATGCCATGCGTGAATCTGTGATTTATCAGGACATTTTGCAACAAGGAGAGCAAAAGGGTCTGCAACGGGGAATAGAGCTAGGGCGGGAAGAAGGACGACTGGAAGGACGACTGGAGGGTCAGGAAAGTGGGGAACGATCGCTGGTCTTGCGCCAACTAACTCGGCGGTTTGGGGAGTTGCCAGAGCCACTAGTAATGACGATCGCCCAGCTTGCCCTCCCTCAGCTAGAATCCCTAGCTGAAGCACTCATAGACTTCACAACTAAACTGGATCTAGTGACGTGGCTGCTCACTCATCGGTTGGGAGAATTGCCCACATCGACCAAATCTCAGTTGCAATCAGCCACAGCTACTCAACTAGAAACATTGGTAACCGCACTACCTACAATCAATAGTCAATCTGACCTAGAAGCACTGTTAAGCCAGAGTCCCCAATAG
- a CDS encoding class I SAM-dependent methyltransferase, with protein MATILRTWSYRYQWLYDTIARLTALSVGGETRFRQLALKGLTITADTRVLDLCCGWGQSTRFLVERSHHVTGLDASPRSLEAARQAVPQATYVEAWAEAMPFADHEFDLVHTSVALHEMEPEQLQTILQEVYRVLKPGGWFTLIDLHRPTNPLFVPGLLLFVWLFETHTAWQLLQTNLIDLLQTIGFHCQAPILYAGGSLQVIQAQKPS; from the coding sequence ATGGCAACTATTCTCCGTACCTGGAGTTATCGCTACCAGTGGCTCTATGATACGATCGCTCGGCTGACGGCCCTAAGTGTAGGCGGAGAGACGCGATTCCGGCAACTAGCGCTCAAAGGGTTGACCATCACTGCCGATACTCGTGTACTGGATTTATGTTGTGGTTGGGGGCAATCTACACGGTTTCTGGTGGAGCGATCGCATCACGTTACAGGCTTGGATGCCTCACCCCGCTCCCTAGAGGCTGCCCGTCAAGCGGTGCCTCAAGCTACCTATGTTGAAGCTTGGGCAGAGGCAATGCCCTTTGCAGATCATGAGTTTGACTTGGTGCATACCAGCGTCGCCCTGCACGAAATGGAGCCAGAGCAGTTGCAGACCATTCTTCAGGAAGTCTACCGCGTCCTTAAGCCGGGTGGTTGGTTTACGTTGATCGACCTACATCGTCCGACAAATCCTTTGTTTGTTCCTGGGTTGTTGTTGTTTGTGTGGCTGTTTGAAACCCATACAGCCTGGCAACTGCTACAAACCAATCTGATAGACCTGTTGCAGACGATCGGGTTTCACTGCCAAGCTCCTATCCTCTATGCTGGTGGTAGTCTACAGGTTATCCAAGCTCAGAAACCATCATGA